The genomic region AGCCCGAGGTGGCCGAGCAGAGCGTCCGGGTGTCGCCCAGGTCGGCGGCGGCACCGGCGGTGACGGCACCCGAACCGCTGGTCTTGGCGGCGGCCGGGGTCCAGCTCAGGTTGCTGTTAGGGATGGTGTTGGCGGCCAGCGTGAAGTCCTCCAGCTGACCGGTGAGGTTCCAGCCGACGTTGGTGCCGCGCAGGTCGGTGACGGTCGCGGTCGGCAGGTCGCCGGTCGCGGCGCCGCCGACGGTGCCGCCGGCCAGCTGGGTGGTCGGGCTCGCCACCGCGAGGGTGAAGGCGCCCGGGGCGACGTCGGCGATGATCTCCACCGGGGCGGTGATGACGCCGTCGCCGGCCTTGATCTCGTAGGACGTCGCAGCGGAGGCCGACGGCTTGAACTTGGTGGCGTCGGTCGGCACGAAGGCCGCCGACAGGTTGAACGTGCCGATCGGCAGCGCGGTGGTGGAGAAGGTCGCGGTGCCGTTGTTGACCGGGGCGGTCCCGACCACGGAGGCGCCGCGGCGGAACTCGACCGTACCCACGGCGTCGGCCGGGGTGACGGTGGCGGTGAAGGTCACCTCGGTGCCCTGCTCGACCGGGCTGGCCGGGGTGACGGCGAGCGCGGTGGTGGTGTCCTCCGCGATCGGCACCCGCCAGGTGTTGCCCTCAACGACGATGGCGGTGCGGAACTCGTCGTCGTGGCGACCCTCGGTCAGGCTGTAGCACTCCATCACGATCCACCACACGCCCTGCTCCGGCGCGCGGCCGAGGGCGGTCTGGAAGGACCGGTTCGGGTTGATCGTGATCCCGTTCGGGTTCTCGGCCGGGTCGTCGTACCCGCCACCGCCGAGGACCGGCGCCAGGTTCGAGAACGGCGGGCCCTCCTTGCCGACCCGGAGGTTGGCGTTCTCGCCGTACCCGGTGGGGCACAGAGCGGTGTTCCCGCTCGCGAACATCGGGGTGTCGGTCACCAGGCCGCTGGTCTGGCTGATGTTCACCGGCCCGAGCGACGCCGCCTGCGCCGGGCTGCTGACGATGGCGATCATGCCGGCCGACAGCACCATGGCGCCCAGGAGGGCACCGGCGCGGGCGAACATACGCTGCTTCATGAATCACTTCCTCTCGTGAGGGTGAAACCTGCCGGGTCCTTGGTGATCCGGCACCCGATCAGGCTCTACACGGGCCGTGTCACGCCATTCAGGCCAACGTCTCCGCCGAACGTGCGCCAGGCAAACTCTCGGTGCCGACGTATCGGTCGAATGGCTATTGCGCGGCCGGACTAACCGAATCTTCCGTTGACGTAATCGTGCGTCCGCTGATCCTGGGGATTGTCGAACATCCCGGTGGTCGACCCGTATTCGACAATGACGCCGGGCGTCCCGTGCGAGGCGAGGAAGAACGCGCACTGATCGGAGACCCGCGCGGCCTGCTGCATGTTGTGGGTGACGATGACAATGGTGACCTCCGCGCGCAGTTCCGCGATGGTCTCCTCAATTCGTCGGGTGGAGGTCGGGTCGAGCGCCGAGCACGGCTCGTCCATGAGCAGCACCCGCGGGCGTACGGCGAGCGACCGCGCGATGCACAGCCGCTGCTGCTGGCCGCCCGACAGGGCGCCGCCGGGCTGGCGCAGCCGGTCCCGCACCTCCTTCCACAGTCCCGCCTTGGTCAGCGTCTCCTCGACCAGCGCGTCGCGGTCGCCGCGGCCCCTCCGGGTGCCGGTCAGTTTGAGACCGGCCACGACGTTGTCGTAGATGGACATCGCCGGAAACGGGTTCGGCTTCTGGAACACCATGCCGACCTGCCGGCGGGCATCGGTGATCCGGCGTTGCGCGTCGTACAGGTCGTGCCCGTCCAGCAGCACCTCACCGGCGAGCGACGCGCCGGGAACAAGTTCGTGCATCCGGTTGAGGGTCCGCAGGAAGGTGGACTTGCCGCAGCCGGACGGGCCGATGAGCGCGGTGACCTGACCGGCCGGCATGGTCAGCGAGACACGGTCGAGCACCTTGTGATCCCCGAACCACGCCGAGATCGAGCGTGCCTCCAGGGCGGCGAGCGACCCTCGCCCGGGCAGTCCCGCCAGGAGGTCGTCCGGTGCCGCACCGGCCGCGGAATCGGTCGCCGGAAGGTCGACGAGGGTCGGCGCGCCGGCGGGTCCGACCGGCGACGCGGGTCCGGCGGGGCCGGCCGGCGGCGCGTACGGGTTGTCGAGGTGCGTCACGGATGTCCTCCGGCTAGAGCAGGTTGGGCAGCAGGCGGGCGGCCTGGTCACAGGCGGCGACGGTGATCGCGGTGAGCACCGGTCCCCCGACGATCCACGCCTGCCAGCCGCCCCACCGTGTGCGCAGGTAGGTGACGGCCAGCGCGGCGAGGAGGAGGGCCTGGCCCCAGAGCATCACCGGGGTCCACGCGTCCGGGTCGGTCGCCATCGCCTTCTCCGCCGGCGGTAGGGCGGCGGCGGTGAACCGGCGCCCCGGGGTCGGCTGGACCTCGGTCCGCAGTTCGGCGTCCACCCACATCAGGTCGGTGGGCATGAACTCGGTGCCGAGGGCCGTGATGAGCGTGAGCCGGCCCCGGTCCGGCGCGGGCTCCGGTGCCGGGTCGCCGGGGTGCCGCAGCCCGGTGACCACGTACTCGTGCCGGTTCTCGCTCTGCCCGGTGGTGACCTGGACGACGTCGCCGGGCATCAGGAGGTCGAGGTCGCGGAACGGCCCTCCGTACGCGGCCCGCCGCCCCATGACCACGCTGGTGCCGCGCTGGCCGGGCAGGACGCTGTCCCTCCGGTGGCCGGGCCCGGATCGCAGCACGTCGCCCGCCGTGCCCTCGAAGACCACCGACTCGAGGCCGATGCGCGGGATGGTCAGCACCGCGACCGGCGAGCCGGGGGCCACCAGCTCCTCCCGCCCGTTCGGATCCTCGCTGTAGTCGACCCGGTACTGGCCCACCGGCGCCGTGCCCCGGGCCAGCTCGCCACGGAAGTCGGCGTACGCCGTCTGCTGGTTGCGCTCGTACTGGAGCTGGGTGACGACCGTCAGGTGCAGCACCATGCCCAGCGCCAACGCGGCGAGGATGCTCAGCGCGGTGCCGGGCACCTGGAGCGCGAGGTTGACCGTCCGGCGCAGCGGCGGTGGCGAGGGCGGGCCGGGCACCGGCGGGTCGGCCGATGGCGGGTCGGCCGATGGCGGGTCGGCCGGCGGCGGGTCGGCCGGCGGCGCGGGTGGGGTCATCGTGGCCGTCGACATGCTCGTGTTCTCCTCGCGACCGGATCTGCTGTGGCGCGCCGTCCGGGCGGTTGCCCGGACGGCGCGCGTCGGTTCCCTAGTCCTGCCCGCCGCTGTCCTCGTCCTGCGCGGCCGCGGCGTCGTCGGGCCACCGCACCGGCTCGGGGTCGCCCTGACGGCGGCGTGCGGCGACCATGGCGGTCGCCCCGGCACCGACCAACGTCAGGCCGGTCAGGCCGACGCCGATCAGCGGCAGACCGGTGCGCGGGAGGCTGCCGCCACCGCCACCGCCGCCGGCCGGGTCGGTCGGGTCGTCGGTCGGTTCGTCGGTGGGTTCGCCGGTCGGGGTCGGGGTCGGGGTGGGCGAGCCGGGCCCGGTCACCTCGACCGACACCGCGGGAGACGTCGTCGCCTCGAACTCGGCGGACTGGGCGGGGGTGAAGACCGCGGTGAGGCTGTGCGTGCCGACCGCCAGCGCGGTCGTCGTGAGCGAGGCCTGACCGTTGACCACCTGCGCGGGCTCGCCCAGCGGGTTGGTGCCGTTCCGGAACTGGACGGTGCCGGTCGCGTTGGCCGGCGTGATGCGCGCGGTGAGGGTCCGCTCGGTGCCCTGCGGCTGGGACCCGGCCGGCAAGACGGTGAGCGTGGCCTCCGTCTCGGTCGGGCCGACCTGGAAGAACTTCCGGACCGAGACGCCGTCCGCGACCCCCTCGTCCGTCGCGACGAACCGGGCCTGGAACTCGTACCGCCCCCGCGGCAGGTCGGTGACCGTGATCGACGCCGTGCCGCCCGCGACCGCCGCGGAACCCACTTCGGTCCCGGTGGTGCCGCCCGGCACGTACCGGTCGAAGTGCATGGTCCCCGCGCTCGGCGGCGCCACCGACGCGGTGAGTGTCAGCGCCGCCCCGACCGGCGCCGGGCTGGTCTTGTCGAAGGTCAGCGTGACCGTGGTCGTGCCCGGCTCCACCACCAGCAGGCTCTTGCGCTCCGACGTGGACACCTGGTAGGCGCTCTCGTCCGCCGGCTGGAACACGGCGAAGAGTTCGTGCCCGGGGAAGCTCGGCGGGTTGACCGGAAGCTCGGACGTCCGGAAGACCGCCGTGCCGCCGCTCACCGGCACCGTGCCGAGATCAACCGTGTTCGTACCGTCCAGGGACCGCGTCGTGCGCCGGAAGACCACCTCGCCGGCGGCGGCCGGCGGGTCCACGTTCGCCGTCAGCGTCACCTCCTCGCCCTGCTCCGCCCGGTCTTCGGGCGACACGCTGAGCGTGGTGGTGGTCCGCTCCCCCGCGGTCGAGCAGCTCGTGCCGATGCGCCAGGTGTCGCCGCAGACGAAGATCGGGGTGCGGAACTCGTCGTCGTGACGGCCTTCGGTCAGGCTGTAGCACTCCATGACGACCCACCACGCGCCCTGCTCCGGCGCGCGCCCGAGGGCGGTCTGGAAGGAGCGGTTCGGGTTGATCCTGATCCCGTCGGGATACTCCTCCGGGTTGTCGTACCCGCCGCCGCCGAGCACCGGCGCGAGGTTCGAGAACGGCGGGCCCTCCTTGCCGACCCGCAGGTTGGCGTTCTCGCCGTAGCCCGTCGGGCACAGCCCGGTCGTCCCACTCTCGAACATGGGGGTGTCGGTCACCACGCCACTGGACTGGCTGAGCGTCACCTCGCCGAGGGAGGCCGCCTGGGCCGGGCCGGCGAACGTGATCAGCACGCCGGTGATCAGCGACGCGAGAGAGAGCACGAGGGTGGCTCCCAGCGCGGCCAGGCGGGCGAACCCACGCCTGCTCATGTGCGTACCTCCGGTGGTCTGGTCGATGTCGCTCGCGTCGGCGGGCGATGGTCGGCGGGTTCGGAACGGTCTGGTGCGGCGATCCGGGCGGCCGGCTTCGGCCGCCCGGACCTGGTTACATGCGGATCAGCTGCCGAACCGCAGGTTGGTGTAGCCGCAGTTCGCCTCGAGCGGCGAGGCGAAGGTGGAGCGAATGCCGAAGCCGAAGAGCTGGGTGACGTTGCGGTCGACGTCGCCGTCCCGGACCGTGGCGGTGCAGACCGCCGCGTCGGGGCCGGTGAAGGTGCTGTCGATCGCCGGCAGGGTCAGGTCCGCGGTCGGCACGACGTTGTAGACGTCCCGGCGGAGCGGGAAGTTGATGTTGAGCACGCCGCCCACGATCGGCTGCTGGGCCGCACCGCCGGTGGGCCGCATCCCGCTCAGCGCCGCCTCGCCGCGCCGGTCGGCGACGGTGACGGCGGTCAGGCTGGCGATCTTCGCGGCGTTCGACTGGGCGATGTACTGCGCCGCGGAGAACGGCACCACCCGGCTCGGGAAGCCGTTCAGCACCGTGCCGTCGTGCTCCTGCACCCGGGGGATCAGCGGGACGACCGGGGTGGACGGGTTGCCGTCGGTGTCGCCCGCCAGGCAGGGGTAGTCACCAAGGGTGATCTCCTGCTCGGTGATGCCGACCCGCTGCGACCAGAACTCCCAGGTGCCCGAACCGGCCTGGAGCATCACCGGCTCGACCGGGACACCACCGATCGCCTCGTCCAGGCAGCGGTAGACCCGCTGGGCCTGGGCGAACGAGACGGTCGCCGGCAGGTCGCCGGTGACGTTGCGGGCCAGCGTGACCGCGTCCACCCCGAAGGGGATGTAGGTGTAGGCGCCGGTGGGCGACGGCGTGGTGCCGCCCCCGTAGCTCGACGAACGCGCGAAGTCGATGCAGCCGACCACGTTGACGTTCGCCCAGAAGCCGGGACCACCCTGGCCGATGTCCTCACCCTCCGAGGCCCGCAGCGACCGGCGGCCGTTGCTGGAGCCGTTCGGCCGCGGGTACTCGCAGTTCGACGCCTTGCTCTTCACGTTCGCCGTACCGCGGGCGTCCCAGGAGGCGACAACCTTGTTCCCACCGGAGGTGATGACGTTGCCCAGGCCGTTCATGACGTCCTGGGTGGTGTCCGACCCGGTGCCGGCCAGGGTCCGGTAATCGGTGATCGGCGAGGGGTCAGCGGCGGCCGGGGTGGCCACCAGGCCGGCGGCGACCACGGCGGCCAAGGCCGCCGCGGCCATTGTGCCGATGGACTTGACCTTCATGCGTGCTCCCTTTCTGCGGGGCATGACATTCGTGCTCGTCCGACTCCGGGCGAGCCGAATTCATGGTCGCCGCGGCCGAACCCCGGTTGAAACCGGGGAAAGACAAACGTTGCGCGCTGCTGTCTCTCGCCAACACGTAGGCCGAATGAACGGCAATTGGCGAATTGCCATCCGGCCCGCTCCGGGCTCATTCGACGGAATCCGTGGGCAGATATCGGGTGCCGTACCGCCGCAGAATCGGTCCGGCCACGCCACCGACGAGTCCGAGGACGAGAACGCCGACGAGCAGATAACGGACGTTGCCCAACGGGCTGCCCTGGGACGCCCGCGCGGCGTTGTTCGTCGACGGCTGCGGGGACGGCGCGGTGCCGGCCGGCGAGGGGACCGCGCCGGGGGTCGGCACGGCGGCCGGCGGGGCGGGCGCCCCGGCGGCGGGTGGCGGATCGAACGCCGGCGGATTGTCGGTGGTGGAGGTGGGCGTCGTCGGCGGAACCGCCTGCTCGAGCGCGTCGGCCGCGGCCCGCGCCTGGATGCGCAGGTTCTCCGGCAGCGGCACGTACCCCTCGGGCAGTTGGCCCCGGGCGGCACCCGGCTGCTGGCCGGCGCCGACGGCGTACCGGACCAGGGCCGCGTAGTCCTGACGGGCGTCCGCCGGGTCGGTCGTGTCGGCCACCGCGTACGTCAGCAGCGACAGGGGGTACGCGCCCGGCGCCGACCAGGCCTTCGCCGGATCGATGACCTGCACCTGAGCCGGGGCCGCGGAACGCGCGGCCGCCAACATCCCGGCCTCGTCGGCCTCGCGGCAGTCCGTGGCCTCGTAGCGCCGGTCGGCCTGCCGGTAGGTCGCCTTGCACAGCTTGGCCGTGTACAGCCCGTACCGGGCGGCGGAGGCCGAGTCGGTCACCGACATCGCGAACCGCGCGCCCAACTGGTCGCGCGGGATCCTGCTGAACTCGGGGATCCCGGTGATCGGGATGTTGAACAGGTCCAGCGGCGCGCTGCGGCCGGTGGTGTCGGACCGCAGCGTCTGTTCCGCGCCTTTGCCGAGCCCCCCGGTGTACGGCCGGTAGTCCAGCGTGCAGAGGCGCGCCTCGGCGTCGTTGCCGTCCTTGTCCTTGTAGGTCTCGGGCACGCAGGTCTGGTCGACCTTCGGGAAGTAGTCGGGCGCGCCGCCGCTCAGCAGCTCCGCGTAGCTGGGGTTGACCCGCATGCCGTCCTGATCGGGCGCGGGCTGTTGCGCCGTGCCCTTGACCCAGGCGGCGGCGGCCGGATCGGCCAGCACCCACTGCCAGAGCGCCCGCGCAGCCACCGAGCTGCCGTTGGGGGCCATGAGGCCCTGCAGCGTGAAGCTCGGACGGTCGTCCCAGGAGCGGAAGACCGGGTTGAGATCCAGGAACTCGGGATCGTCCCGGATGCTGCCCGGGTTGGTCGTCGGCCCACCGTTGCCCGGCACGTCCCGGCGGTAGGACTGGGTGAGCAGCTTGGCCACCAGTCGAGGCGTCAGTTTGAGGTCGCTCAGGCCGAGGCCGCGCAGCTTCTCCGTCTCCGGGTCCACCGGATTCAGCTTGTCGAGGTTCACGTCGATGTTCAGCGCGATCACCACGCCGCTCAGCGCGACCGGGGCGTGCACGATCCGGGGGCCGCCGGCGGTGGTCGACACCGGTTCGGCGCTGTAGATCAGGCCGGGCGCCGTGGCGAACGGCGAGAGGAGCTGTCGTGCGGCGTCGAAGTCACCCACCGCCGAGTAGCTGACGGACGGTCCGCCGGCGGCCGTGCACAGCGCGGGCCGCCACGACCTCGCCGCCTCGGCCGCCAGTTCCGTCCCGGAGGTGAGACGCTCCGCCCGGCCGAGCGGGCACGCGTCGCCGACCGGCTCGAACTCCAGCGGTACGACGATCCGGTGCTGCCACAACGCCGGTGTCAGGGGTGAACCGTGCACCGCCCCGGTGGCCGAGACGTCCGCGCCGGTGTACGGGTTCGTGTGGCCGCGGGGCACCACCACCAACCAGCACGGGCGGGACGGCTTCTCGCCAGCGGCGTCCTGGTAGGACGCGCCACACCCGAGGTCGGGTGCGCGCAGCGAGTTCTGCACCTCGAAGGCGACCCGGCCCGTGCCGTCGCCGGCGGTCAGGGCGTACGGGTACTCGTTGGTGACGGCGGAGCTGAAGTACCGGGCCAGCACCTCCTCCGGAAACGCCTGGCGATCCTGGCCGCTCTTCGGATCCTTGATGATGGGGAACGGGTTGGTGGAGCTCCCGTCGGGAGTCCGCGGCTGCTCGCAGGCGGCGGAGACCGGCTGGCAGGTGACCGGCCAGAACGGGACCATCTGCGCGTCGGCCGGCAGCGTCTCGCCGGGGTCGCGCTCGGGGTAGCCGGCGCTGTTGCCGTTCGTCAGCTCCCGGCTGTTGGCGCTGACCCCCTCCGCGTCGCCGTTGTTCCGGTTGGGCATGTCCGGCGCGTCGAGCTTGGCGCCGAACTGGCAGGTCTCCCGGAACTTCAGCCCGAGCGGATCGTCGACCGCGTGGGGATCGCCCCAGCACTGCATGACCTGGAGGTAGTCGACGCCCAGCAGCCGGTCACGCGGTGTCGGCGTCGCGTCCTTCCAGGTCACCACGACCGCCTGGTTGACGAGGTCGGTGGTCTGGCTGACCGTGATCTCGAGCTTCGAGTAGTCCGCCGGCACGGTGCCCGGAATGACGTCGTCCGGGCCCAGGTTCCGGCCCTTCACGGTGAACGCCGAGCCGGTGGCCGCGGCCTCCGCGCGGGCGGCCTCGACCGGGAGGCGGGTGGGGACGGGTTGCACCGTCGCCAGGGCGCCCAGCACGACGGCCAGGACGGTGAGCGTGATACCGCGCCGGGCGACGAGGCGGCTACGACGGCGGGGGTGCCGGGTCATCGGTCGCTCCACGGGTCGCTGGTGCGGCGGGACCGCAGCGAGTTGGACAGCAGCGGCGGAGCGACCACCAGGCCGAGCAGCAGCAGGGCGGCGAGCAGCATCATCGTGTGCCGCAGGCGCCAGCCACCCGCGCCGGCCAGCGAGACCGGCACCGCGGCCGCCTGCTCCCCGCCGCCGGCCGTGCCGGCCGCGAGGACCTCACCGGTGTCCGGGTCGACCACCGGCGCGCCGGTCGTCGGCGCGGGTCCGGCCGTGGCTCCCGGCCCGGCGGTGGTGCTCGGGCCCGCGGTGCCACCGGGTCCCGCCGAGCCGCCCGGACCGGCGTTCCCGCCCCCGGCTCGGCAGGCGGCTGCCGCGATCACCGGCGTCTGCTGCGGCGCGCCGGCGGTGCCGGCGGGATTCTGGGTGGCCCCGCGCTTGTCGCAGGGCGAGGGCTGCGGCGCGTTCTTGGCCAGCGCGTTGCCGCCACCCGGTGACACCGTCGGGTTGTTGCAGCTCGCGATCTTCTGCGCGATGTTCAGCTTCTGGGCGCCGGGGATCCGCTGGACCTGCTCCATGCCCTTCTGCACGAGGTTCACCGGCAGCGGCGAATAGCCGAGCAGTTCGGCCTGCTGCTGGCCCTCACAGAGGAAGTAGTAGGCGAACTTGCCGAGGGTCTCGCCGTGGTCGAGGGTGAACGCGTACTGCGCCTGCGCCGAGGCCGGCTCGACCGGCAGGATCATGTACGAGTACGACGACAGCGGGTAGCTGCGCGGGTCGTTGTTCCGGTAGACGTCGTCCAGGATCTGGGTGAGGTAGTCCTCGGCGCCGGGATTGCGGTCCTGGATCCGCGCCTTGGTCAGCGCGACCGCGACGTTGCGGGCGGTCGGCTCGACGTAGTAGCCCGCGGCGTTGAGCACCCGGACCACCGGGAACCGCGCGTTGATCGCGTACGAGTACTCCACATAGGTGATCGAGCCCTCGGCGTTGTCCTGCCGGACCTTGCCGGAGACGCCGTCCGAGCCGGTGGCGCCGATCATGCCCGCGAGGCGGGGGTAGGTGGAGGTGATGCCGCAGGGCGAGGGCTTGTTCCAGTTCCGGCAGTAGGCGTTCCAGATCGCCGGGTGCTGCTTGCTCATCCAGAGGGTGAACTGCGCGGTCGTGCCGGAGCCGTCCTGCCGGACCACCGGAGTGATCGTGCGCGCCGGGAGGTTCAGCCCCGGGTTGTCCGCGCGGATCGCGGGATCGTTCCACCGCTTGATGCCGCCGGTGAAGATCTTGGCGATCACCTCGCCGGACAGTCGCAGGTTGGTCACCCGCCGACCGTTGATCTTCAGGTTGTACATGAAGGCGGTGCCGCCGGCGACGATCGGCATGTACCCGGAGGGTCGCGCACCCTTGCTGTCGGTGCCGCCGAACGCGTCCCGGAGGCCGTACGGGATCTCGGACACACCGAAGTGCGCCTTCCCCTCGCGGAACTGG from Micromonospora sp. WMMD812 harbors:
- a CDS encoding substrate-binding domain-containing protein codes for the protein MLRQRIRRPARLLAAAAVVALVGAVAPPATPAAEAAKRNVRIVGIGSTWSANAVAAWAANVQANGLEVQYEAAGSTQGRTQFREGKAHFGVSEIPYGLRDAFGGTDSKGARPSGYMPIVAGGTAFMYNLKINGRRVTNLRLSGEVIAKIFTGGIKRWNDPAIRADNPGLNLPARTITPVVRQDGSGTTAQFTLWMSKQHPAIWNAYCRNWNKPSPCGITSTYPRLAGMIGATGSDGVSGKVRQDNAEGSITYVEYSYAINARFPVVRVLNAAGYYVEPTARNVAVALTKARIQDRNPGAEDYLTQILDDVYRNNDPRSYPLSSYSYMILPVEPASAQAQYAFTLDHGETLGKFAYYFLCEGQQQAELLGYSPLPVNLVQKGMEQVQRIPGAQKLNIAQKIASCNNPTVSPGGGNALAKNAPQPSPCDKRGATQNPAGTAGAPQQTPVIAAAACRAGGGNAGPGGSAGPGGTAGPSTTAGPGATAGPAPTTGAPVVDPDTGEVLAAGTAGGGEQAAAVPVSLAGAGGWRLRHTMMLLAALLLLGLVVAPPLLSNSLRSRRTSDPWSDR
- a CDS encoding sortase, translating into MSTATMTPPAPPADPPPADPPSADPPSADPPVPGPPSPPPLRRTVNLALQVPGTALSILAALALGMVLHLTVVTQLQYERNQQTAYADFRGELARGTAPVGQYRVDYSEDPNGREELVAPGSPVAVLTIPRIGLESVVFEGTAGDVLRSGPGHRRDSVLPGQRGTSVVMGRRAAYGGPFRDLDLLMPGDVVQVTTGQSENRHEYVVTGLRHPGDPAPEPAPDRGRLTLITALGTEFMPTDLMWVDAELRTEVQPTPGRRFTAAALPPAEKAMATDPDAWTPVMLWGQALLLAALAVTYLRTRWGGWQAWIVGGPVLTAITVAACDQAARLLPNLL
- a CDS encoding Ig-like domain repeat protein, yielding MKQRMFARAGALLGAMVLSAGMIAIVSSPAQAASLGPVNISQTSGLVTDTPMFASGNTALCPTGYGENANLRVGKEGPPFSNLAPVLGGGGYDDPAENPNGITINPNRSFQTALGRAPEQGVWWIVMECYSLTEGRHDDEFRTAIVVEGNTWRVPIAEDTTTALAVTPASPVEQGTEVTFTATVTPADAVGTVEFRRGASVVGTAPVNNGTATFSTTALPIGTFNLSAAFVPTDATKFKPSASAATSYEIKAGDGVITAPVEIIADVAPGAFTLAVASPTTQLAGGTVGGAATGDLPTATVTDLRGTNVGWNLTGQLEDFTLAANTIPNSNLSWTPAAAKTSGSGAVTAGAAADLGDTRTLCSATSGSSAGTFTCGADLSLAIPDNVPPGEYSATLTLTLA
- a CDS encoding Ig-like domain-containing protein, which produces MSRRGFARLAALGATLVLSLASLITGVLITFAGPAQAASLGEVTLSQSSGVVTDTPMFESGTTGLCPTGYGENANLRVGKEGPPFSNLAPVLGGGGYDNPEEYPDGIRINPNRSFQTALGRAPEQGAWWVVMECYSLTEGRHDDEFRTPIFVCGDTWRIGTSCSTAGERTTTTLSVSPEDRAEQGEEVTLTANVDPPAAAGEVVFRRTTRSLDGTNTVDLGTVPVSGGTAVFRTSELPVNPPSFPGHELFAVFQPADESAYQVSTSERKSLLVVEPGTTTVTLTFDKTSPAPVGAALTLTASVAPPSAGTMHFDRYVPGGTTGTEVGSAAVAGGTASITVTDLPRGRYEFQARFVATDEGVADGVSVRKFFQVGPTETEATLTVLPAGSQPQGTERTLTARITPANATGTVQFRNGTNPLGEPAQVVNGQASLTTTALAVGTHSLTAVFTPAQSAEFEATTSPAVSVEVTGPGSPTPTPTPTGEPTDEPTDDPTDPAGGGGGGGSLPRTGLPLIGVGLTGLTLVGAGATAMVAARRRQGDPEPVRWPDDAAAAQDEDSGGQD
- the pstB gene encoding phosphate ABC transporter ATP-binding protein PstB gives rise to the protein MEARSISAWFGDHKVLDRVSLTMPAGQVTALIGPSGCGKSTFLRTLNRMHELVPGASLAGEVLLDGHDLYDAQRRITDARRQVGMVFQKPNPFPAMSIYDNVVAGLKLTGTRRGRGDRDALVEETLTKAGLWKEVRDRLRQPGGALSGGQQQRLCIARSLAVRPRVLLMDEPCSALDPTSTRRIEETIAELRAEVTIVIVTHNMQQAARVSDQCAFFLASHGTPGVIVEYGSTTGMFDNPQDQRTHDYVNGRFG